From Coffea arabica cultivar ET-39 chromosome 9c, Coffea Arabica ET-39 HiFi, whole genome shotgun sequence, one genomic window encodes:
- the LOC113724384 gene encoding uncharacterized protein, with protein sequence MDKTWMQKNRRSKEYWDGLQKFLDYAFQNSSINGMILCPCKECKCGVCITRENAELHLKVYGFVKGYTHWAAHGEFVYSSAPKPTSYDISHGVRDELDDMHGLVHDAMGIPEQDYTRIDGTEYKSQLPNVEAEKFYNLIDNSNKELYSGCKRFSKLSFMIRLLHLKCLGKLSNKIFDMLLDLLKEAFPDAMDGLPKSYYEAEKLMKELGLGYDKYDACPNDCTLYWGVDARRKHCETCKESRWVKSENDPTGEGRKIPHKVLWHFPLKHRLQRLFMSSKIAGHMRWHAEGRTKDGNMRHPADSPSWQTFDFHHPEFSQDSRNVRLGLASDGFNPFKNMSSTHSTWPVILMPYNLPPWMCMKQPNFMLSLLIPGPFAPGNNIDIYLKPLIAELKELWDVGVNTYDASRKENFQLRAALLWTISDFPGYAILSGWSTKGKLACPVCHKYTSSQHLQNWGKYCYMGHRRYLEMNHPFRKDAKSFNGAVEYGKPPGRLMGSTILDELAGYSIKLGKTVSDNPELPFNWKKLSIFFDLPYWKDNMIRHNLDVMHIEKNICEIIVATLLNLEKTKDNKKSRLDLRDMGIRSELHPIEKGNGRSVLPPACFTMKKKEKEIFCKVLKGIKVPDGYAANISRCVKVKPPKISGLKSHDYHILMQQLLPIALRRTLSKAVRSPLVKLSRYFRKLCSKVLDPADLVHLEKEIGIILCQLERIFPPSFFNVMVHLAVHLVSEAKIGGPVHYRWMYPIERYLGTLKSYVRNRSRPEGCIAEGYLAEECLNFCSLYLADYVETKFNRTSRNDDVGNTSSEGFDVFSSSCRPLGKGTPTNFSNEILRKAHQYVLFNCDHIKPYVDQHHKMVEEQNPCAGKHVIERIHCENFADWFSDHVKQIQVADGVDISKDLKLLARGPNNVGRTYQKILVNGFRFHTRQLESQRKTQNSGVLVNATTSSFSSTKDNNPILSDLAYYGILTNILELNYTEGRTVTLFECDWISKGKRLKQDEDGFTLANFKNVKPHPEPYVIATQVSQVFYVEDPLAEGWSVVVATSPRNEFMMDPVCDIEMYLQSTITSTTQMDNENEDIRWVREDDGDEILH encoded by the exons ATGGATAAAACTTGGATGCAAAAGAATAGACGAAGCAAAGAATATTGGGATGGTTTGCAAAAATTCTTAGATTATGCATTCCAGAATTCAAGTATAAATGGGATGATATTATGTCCATGTAAAGAATGTAAGTGTGGTGTATGTATTACCAGGGAGAATGCAGAACTTCATTTGAAAGTTTATGGTTTTGTTAAAGGATACACCCATTGGGCAGCTCATGGAGAATTTGTTTACTCTAGTGCACCAAAACCTACTTCCTATGATATCTCACATGGGGTACGGGATGAACTTGATGACATGCATGGTTTGGTTcatgatgcaatgggaattccTGAACAAGATTATACAAGGATAGATGGAACTGAATACAAAAGCCAATTGCCCAATGTAGAAGCTGAAAAGTTTTACAATCTAATTGATAATTCTAACAAAGAGCTTTACTCTGGATGTAAAAGATTCTCAAAACTTTCCTTTATGATTCGGCTGCTTCACCTCAAATGCCTTGGTAAACTCAGCAACAAAATTTTTGATATGTTACTTGATTTGTTGAAAGAAGCCTTTCCAGATGCGATGGATGGTTTGCCTAAGTCTTATTATGAAGCTGAAAAGTTAATGAAGGAATTAGGACTTGGGTATGATAAATATGATGCATGTCCGAATGACTGCACTTTGTATTGGGGGGTAGATGCAAGAAGAAAGCATTGTGAAACATGTAAAGAATCTAGATGGGTTAAATCTGAAAATGATCCGACTGGTGAGGGAAGAAAAATACCGCATAAGGTTTTATGGCATTTTCCCCTAAAACATAGGTTACAACGCCTATTTATGTCCTCCAAAATTGCAGGCCATATGAGATGGCATGCAGAAGGTCGTACTAAGGATGGTAACATGAGGCACCCTGCTGATTCTCCATCTTGGCAAACATTTGACTTTCATCATCCAGAATTTTCTCAAGATTCTCGTAATGTGAGGTTGGGCCTAGCATCAGATGGATTTAACCCATTCAAAAATATGAGTTCAACTCATAGCACTTGGCCGGTAATATTGATGCCATATAATTTGCCGCCATGGATGTGTATGAAACAACCGAACTTTATGTTGTCATTGTTGATACCCGGTCCATTTGCACCAGGAAATAATATTGATATATATTTAAAACCTCTCATAGCAGAATTAAAGGAATTGTGGGATGTTGGAGTGAATACATATGAtgcatcaagaaaagaaaactttcaACTTCGTGCAGCACTTTTATGGACCATCAGTGACTTTCCAGGTTATGCAATCCTCTCCGGATGGAGCACTAAAGGAAAACTTGCATGTCCTGTATGCCATAAATACACATCTTCACAGCATCTGCAAAATTGGGGAAAATATTGCTATATGGGGCATCGAAGGTACTTGGAAATGAACCATCCATTTCGCAAAGATGCTAAATCTTTCAATGGAGCTGTAGAGTATGGAAAACCACCAGGAAGGTTAATGGGGTCTACAATTTTAGATGAGTTAGCTGGTTATAGTATTAAACTTGGGAAGACAGTTAGTGACAATCCAGAATTGCCatttaattggaaaaaattaAGTATTTTCTTTGATTTGCCCTATTGGAAAGACAATATGATACGTCATAATCTTGACGTTATGCACATTGAGAAGAACATCTGTGAGATCATTGTGGCTACATTGTTGAATCTGGAAAAAACCAAAGATAATAAAAAGTCACGTCTTGACCTTCGTGATATGGGTATAAGATCAGAATTGCATCCCATTGAGAAGGGAAATGGTAGGAGTGTTCTGCCTCCAGCTTGCTTTACaatgaaaaagaaggaaaaagagataTTTTGCAAAGTTTTGAAAGGGATAAAAGTTCCAGATGGCTACGCAGCAAATATTTCTAGATGTGTTAAAGTAAAGCCACCAAAAATTTCTGGATTAAAAAGTCATGATTACCATATTTTGATGCAACAACTTCTCCCAATAGCTCTGCGCAGGACTTTATCAAAAGCAGTTCGCTCTCCTTTAGTCAAATTGAGCAGGTATTTTCGCAAGTTGTGCTCCAAAGTTTTGGATCCAGCAGATTTAGTTCATTTGGAAAAAGAGATTGGTATCATACTTTGTCAATTAgaaaggatttttccaccatccTTTTTTAATGTGATGGTACATCTGGCTGTTCATTTGGTTAGCGAAGCAAAAATAGGAGGGCCTGTCCATTATCGGTGGATGTATCCTATAGAAAG GTATTTAGGAACTTTGAAATCCTACGTCCGAAATAGAAGTCGACCAGAAGGCTGTATTGCTGAAGGGTATTTAGCTGAGGAATGTTTGAATTTTTGTTCCTTATACCTAGCTGATTATGTTGAAACGAAGTTTAATCGGACAAGTAGAAATGATGATGTGGGCAACACCTCAAGTGAAGGCTTCGATGTATTTTCCAGTTCATGTCGTCCATTAGGAAAAGGAACtccaacaaatttcagcaatgaaattttgagaaaagcacATCAATATGTGCTATTTAATTGCGACCACATCAAGCCATATGTTGA CCAACACCATAAAATGGTGGAGGAGCAAAATCCATGTGCTGGAAAACATGTCATTGAGCGTATTCATTGTGAGAACTTTGCAGATTGGTTTTCGGACCAT GTTAAGCAGATTCAAGTGGCTGATGGTGTTGACATCTCCAAAGATTTGAAACTTCTGGCTAGGGGTCCAAATAATGTGGGGAGAACATATCAAAAGATTCTTGTCAATGGCTTTCGCTTCCATACAAGACAATTAGAATCTCAGAGGAAAACTCAGAATAGTGGGGTTCTTGTCAATGCAACAACATCAAGCTTTTCGAGTACTAAAGATAATAATCCAATTTTAAGTGACTTGGCTTACTATGGTATTTTGACGAATATCCTTGAGTTAAATTACACTGAAGGCCGAACTGTCACCTTATTTGAATGTGATTGGATATCAAAAGGCAAAAGATTAAAGCAAGATGAGGATGGATTCACATTGGCCAACTTCAAGAATGTAAAGCCTCACCCTGAGCCATATGTGATAGCAACCCAAGTTTCACaagttttttatgttgaagaCCCTTTAGCTGAAGGCTGGAGTGTTGTTGTTGCTACATCTCCTAGGAATGAGTTTATGATGGACCCCGTATGTGATATTGAGATGTATTTGCAGAGCACAATTACCTCAACAACTCAAATGGACAATGAGAATGAAGACATTCGATGGGTTCGAGAAGATGATGGAGATGAAATACTCCACTAG
- the LOC140014154 gene encoding uncharacterized protein encodes MARTKRQKITGNTLVDQHEDIAENQIHIEEPNSTDEENADENSQRKTRGPTYMTEIWGKPSSCHRYKVRFDKDGEPVGKNKSKFTEFLGTIARNGKYAPLDVTDWREMTNDKKQDMLVLVKEKFRLPPGADFWTLKSIGKKWRNWKSALKAKYYNPNESIESQINNRDQRILKDQWRNLLAYWSLEETKV; translated from the exons ATGGCAAGGACTAAAAGACAGAAGATTACTGGAAATACACTTGTTGATCAACACGAGGATATAGCTGAAAATCAGATTCACATTGAGGAGCCTAACTCTACAG ATGAAGAAAATGCAGATGAAAATTCACAAAGAAAAACTAGAGGGCCAACATATATGACAGAAATATGGGGTAAACCTAGTAGTTGTCATCGGTACAAAGTTAGATTTGATAAGGATGGTGAGCCTGTTGGCAAGAACAAGTCCAAATTTACTGAGTTCTTAGGAACAATAGCAAGAAATGGAAAGTATGCTCCTCTAGACGTGACAGATTGGCGTGAAATGACAAATGATAAGAAGCAAGACATGCTTGTATTGGTGAAG GAAAAATTTCGTCTTCCTCCAGGTGCAGATTTTTGGACTTTGAAATCAATCGGCAAAAAATGGAGAAATTGGAAATCAGCTTTAAAGGCAAAATATTACAATCCAAATGAATCCATTGAGAGTCAAATTAACAATAGGGATCAGCGGATCTTGAAAGATCAGTGGAGAAATCTTCTGGCTTACTGGAGCTTAGAGGAAACAAAGGTATAA